In a single window of the Paenibacillus sp. MMS20-IR301 genome:
- a CDS encoding extracellular solute-binding protein produces the protein MKKKLKALPVLATAIVVSLALSACSSGNNSNSGNGGATNATAKPENAAAAAAGPLTKYDPPIKLSSTMAETGKETLAEGDTFANNIWTRGYENELGIKVSYDWIVPGANYDEKMNVTMASGDLPDLLKVNMVQFEQLHEADMLEDLTPYFEQYASDLVKGYYAEEDGAGLKPVTKDGKLYALTSFGGSLDSSDMIWIRKDWLDKLGLAEPTSMQDIIKIAEDFTFNDPDGNGKKDTFGIFMNKDLPINGFLLGYHAYLETWIKNSDGEIVNGTVQPEVKTGLAELQRLYKEGVLDPEFGVKEFAKAMEDVNAGKIGMMFMPQWAPFQVMNMFKKDQTVNWVPYPVQSIDSEPAKTQNHLGIGGVFAIRKGYEHPEALIKLLNFQAEKMFGESAAKERAAYLNGETGLGFQNATVSNLPPNKNVKAQDEVEKAIESKDTSNMGLEAGLFYQDIMDYRGGNLDKWNMERIFGPLSSQGIIKHYRDNNLIVMNQFIYAPTKTMNSKSATLDKLRAETFLKIIYGNLPVDAFDKFVTDWKKLGGDQITQEVNEVVGK, from the coding sequence ATGAAAAAAAAGCTTAAAGCATTGCCGGTGCTGGCTACAGCAATCGTTGTCTCACTGGCACTCAGTGCATGCTCCAGCGGGAACAATAGTAACAGCGGGAACGGCGGCGCAACGAACGCAACTGCCAAACCGGAGAATGCAGCGGCGGCAGCGGCCGGCCCATTGACCAAATATGATCCGCCGATCAAGCTAAGCTCCACCATGGCCGAGACGGGTAAGGAAACCTTGGCCGAAGGAGATACATTTGCTAATAATATCTGGACCAGAGGTTATGAGAATGAGCTTGGTATCAAAGTAAGCTATGACTGGATTGTTCCAGGTGCCAACTATGATGAGAAAATGAATGTGACCATGGCGAGCGGAGACCTGCCTGACCTGCTGAAGGTCAATATGGTGCAGTTCGAACAGCTGCATGAAGCGGACATGCTTGAAGATCTGACTCCATACTTTGAGCAGTATGCTTCCGATCTGGTCAAAGGGTATTATGCGGAGGAAGACGGAGCAGGCCTGAAGCCGGTTACGAAGGACGGTAAGTTGTATGCCCTGACCAGCTTTGGCGGTTCACTGGACTCCTCGGATATGATATGGATCCGTAAAGACTGGCTTGACAAGCTGGGCCTGGCAGAGCCGACGTCGATGCAGGATATTATCAAAATTGCCGAGGATTTCACCTTTAATGATCCGGACGGCAACGGGAAAAAGGATACCTTCGGGATCTTTATGAATAAGGATCTGCCGATTAACGGTTTCCTGCTGGGCTACCATGCGTACCTTGAAACCTGGATCAAAAACAGTGACGGCGAGATTGTTAACGGTACAGTCCAGCCTGAAGTGAAGACCGGTCTGGCAGAACTGCAGCGGCTGTATAAGGAAGGGGTCCTCGATCCTGAATTCGGCGTTAAGGAATTCGCCAAGGCGATGGAAGATGTAAATGCGGGCAAAATCGGAATGATGTTCATGCCGCAATGGGCACCGTTCCAGGTCATGAATATGTTTAAGAAGGATCAGACGGTAAACTGGGTGCCTTACCCGGTACAATCAATTGACAGCGAGCCGGCCAAAACGCAGAATCACCTCGGAATCGGCGGTGTGTTCGCAATCCGCAAAGGATATGAGCATCCTGAGGCTCTGATCAAACTGCTTAACTTCCAGGCTGAAAAAATGTTCGGGGAGTCAGCTGCTAAAGAGCGGGCCGCCTATCTGAACGGTGAGACCGGTCTCGGATTCCAGAACGCAACGGTTTCCAATCTGCCGCCGAACAAAAACGTGAAGGCGCAGGATGAAGTAGAGAAGGCGATTGAGAGCAAGGATACGTCGAACATGGGACTGGAAGCAGGCCTGTTCTATCAGGATATCATGGATTACCGGGGCGGCAATCTTGATAAATGGAACATGGAACGGATCTTCGGGCCGCTCAGCTCACAGGGCATCATCAAGCACTACCGTGATAACAACCTGATTGTGATGAACCAGTTCATCTATGCGCCGACCAAAACGATGAACAGCAAATCAGCAACACTGGATAAGCTTCGTGCTGAGACATTCCTCAAAATCATCTACGGCAATCTGCCGGTGGATGCCTTCGATAAGTTCGTAACGGACTGGAAGAAGCTTGGCGGGGATCAGATTACCCAGGAAGTGAATGAAGTAGTCGGTAAATAA
- a CDS encoding carbohydrate ABC transporter permease, whose protein sequence is MQFTSKPYRWFLRINYVILVLLAVLCFFPIINVLAISFSSSEAVSAGRVTFWPVEFTFSSYRYMLENNQFIRSFGTSLLRVVLGVSVNLIFTVLVAYPLSKEAAVFRSRTVYAWIFVFTMLFSGGLIPGYLVVKEMHLLDSIWALIIPGAVPIFNVLLMLNFFRGLPKELEEAAWMDGAGHLRTLWSVYLPVSMPSIATVTLFALVGHWNAWFDGMIYMRSPEHYPLATYLQSILQQVTASMENVTLEEASLLNLVSDRTTQAAQIFLSILPIMAIYPFLQRYFVHGLVVGSVKG, encoded by the coding sequence ATGCAATTCACATCCAAACCGTACCGCTGGTTTCTCCGTATCAATTATGTCATTCTTGTTTTGCTCGCGGTCCTGTGTTTTTTTCCAATCATCAATGTGCTGGCGATCTCCTTCAGTTCAAGTGAGGCGGTCAGTGCGGGACGGGTTACGTTCTGGCCGGTGGAGTTTACCTTTTCTTCCTACCGGTACATGCTGGAAAATAACCAGTTTATCCGTTCCTTCGGAACCAGCCTGCTTAGAGTAGTGCTAGGGGTATCCGTTAACTTGATCTTCACGGTTCTGGTTGCCTACCCGCTCTCCAAAGAGGCGGCGGTATTCCGCTCGCGGACCGTTTACGCCTGGATCTTCGTATTCACCATGCTGTTCAGCGGCGGGCTGATTCCCGGTTATCTGGTCGTTAAGGAGATGCATCTGCTGGACAGCATCTGGGCGCTCATCATTCCCGGAGCAGTGCCGATCTTCAATGTGCTGCTGATGCTGAATTTCTTCAGGGGACTCCCGAAAGAGCTGGAGGAAGCGGCGTGGATGGATGGTGCAGGCCATCTGCGGACCTTATGGAGCGTGTATCTGCCCGTGTCTATGCCCAGTATTGCGACAGTAACGCTGTTCGCGCTTGTCGGCCACTGGAATGCCTGGTTCGACGGAATGATCTATATGCGGAGCCCGGAGCATTATCCGCTGGCTACTTATCTGCAGTCAATTCTTCAGCAGGTAACGGCTTCGATGGAGAATGTTACCCTTGAGGAAGCCTCCCTGCTGAATCTGGTCTCGGACCGGACGACCCAGGCGGCGCAAATCTTCTTGTCCATTTTACCGATTATGGCGATTTATCCGTTCCTGCAAAGATATTTCGTACACGGGCTGGTCGTCGGCAGCGTGAAGGGTTAA
- a CDS encoding ABC transporter permease subunit has protein sequence MRFNTKKFVRNIPLHVMILPALIIIIIFSYVPMAGLVIAFQDFSPVAGFKHITWNGLDNFRYLFDLPGFSTVVWNTVFISTMKIVAGLTVPVITALLLNEVRVNGFKRTIQTIIYMPHFFSWVILGGIVVDVLSPSSGIVNMLLKALGMQPIQFLADNNWFPYILVITDQWKEFGFGTIIYLAALTSIDTSLYEASIIDGAGRWKQTWHITLPGIRPIMILMLTLSLGNVLNGGFDQVFNLYNPLVYESGDILDTMIYRIGLQEAQYSVSTALGLIKSVVSCGFIGLGYYLAYRFAKYRIF, from the coding sequence ATGCGCTTTAATACCAAAAAATTCGTACGTAATATTCCGCTGCATGTAATGATATTGCCGGCCTTAATTATCATTATTATCTTCAGTTATGTGCCGATGGCGGGGCTGGTCATCGCCTTTCAGGATTTTTCCCCGGTGGCAGGCTTTAAACATATTACTTGGAACGGCCTCGACAATTTCCGTTACCTGTTTGATCTGCCCGGCTTCAGCACGGTTGTGTGGAATACGGTGTTTATCTCCACCATGAAAATCGTAGCCGGACTTACCGTGCCGGTGATCACCGCCCTGCTGCTCAACGAAGTCCGTGTGAACGGCTTCAAGCGTACAATACAGACCATTATATATATGCCGCACTTTTTCTCCTGGGTTATTCTGGGGGGGATCGTCGTCGATGTGTTATCCCCGAGCTCCGGGATTGTCAATATGCTGCTGAAGGCTCTGGGCATGCAGCCGATTCAGTTTCTGGCGGATAATAACTGGTTCCCGTACATATTGGTCATTACTGACCAGTGGAAGGAATTCGGCTTCGGAACGATTATCTACCTGGCAGCACTGACCAGCATTGACACCTCGCTTTATGAAGCCTCTATTATCGATGGTGCCGGCAGATGGAAGCAGACATGGCATATCACGCTGCCCGGGATCCGCCCGATAATGATTCTGATGCTTACGCTGAGTCTTGGCAATGTCCTGAACGGGGGATTTGATCAGGTATTTAATCTGTACAATCCGCTGGTGTATGAATCAGGAGACATCCTGGATACAATGATTTACCGGATAGGTCTTCAGGAAGCGCAATATTCGGTATCTACGGCGCTTGGTTTGATTAAGTCCGTTGTATCCTGCGGCTTCATCGGGCTTGGCTATTACCTGGCTTACCGTTTCGCCAAATACCGGATCTTCTAG